In Fusarium oxysporum f. sp. lycopersici 4287 chromosome 11, whole genome shotgun sequence, the following are encoded in one genomic region:
- a CDS encoding MFS transporter, SP family, general alpha glucoside:H+ symporter has translation MSQGGENASLDTVSPSNTITMTSKPSSKVNHIPADEPKSQAHNAEASAATALEHELTFRDAVRLYPKAIGFSLLFSMAIIMEGYDMALIGSFYGYESFRNKYGNQPNPDGGMVISADWQTYIQVGGMCGQIFGLYLNGWVSDAIGYKKTMILAQIIMVSFTFIVFFAKNIQMILAGQILMGIPWGVFQTLTLAYASDIAPVVLRPYLTAYVNLCWVIGQLISAGVLRGLLNLDNEWSYRVPFALQWMWPPFIILGTIFAPESPWWLVRMGRHEDAKKAIQGLVTPQPDLKFDADAQVSMIHETNELEKATSAGTNYWHCFMRADLRRTEIASITYVAQAMCGSVLMGYSVQFYERAGLSSNSAFTLNIVQYSVGAIGVILSWFLMARYGRRALYIAGTTSLFIILLVVGGLGFAPQSKAGPSWAIGSLLIFYTFIYDLAVGPVCYTIVAEIPSTRLKAKTIVLARNFNNMAGLVNNTLMPRMLGVHAWNWGAKTGLFWAAFCFLIMVWAYFRLPEPKGRTYGELDVLFEHRVSARKFAKARVDQFGDSTGAVEVDAHSR, from the exons ATGAGCCAAGGCGGCGAGAACGCGTCCCTGGACACCGTGTCACCATCCAACACCATCACAATGACCTCCAAACCGTCATCAAAGGTCAACCATATTCCCGCTGATGAACCGAAGAGCCAAGCCCACAATGCAGAAGCCAGCGCCGCCACGGCGCTAGAGCACGAGCTTACCTTTCGCGATGCCGTGCGTCTCTACCCCAAAGCCATTGGCTTTTCACTGCTGTTCTCCATGGCGATTATCATGGAAGGCTACGACATGGCTCTCATTGGCTCATTTTACGGATATGAATC GTTCCGCAACAAGTATGGCAACCAACCAAATCCCGATGGCGGCATGGTTATCTCTGCGGATTGGCAGACGTACATCCAAGTCGGCGGCATGTGCGGGCAGATCTTCGGGCTGTATCTCAATGGCTGGGTGTCTGATGCTATTGGATACAAGAAGACTATGATACTGGCGCAGATCATCATGGTCTCTTTCACGTTCATTGTGTTCTTTGCGAAGAATATCCAGATGATCCTTGCGGGACAGATTCTGATGGGCATTCCCTGGGGTGTCTTTCAGACCTTGACGTTGGCATATGCATCTGATATCGCTCCCGTGGTTCTCAGGCCTTATCTCACGGCTTATGTGAATCTCTGCTGGGTTATCGGACAGTTGATATCAGCGGGGGTCCTTCGTGGACTTCTGAATTTGGATAATGAGTGGTCATATCGCGTTCCATTTGCACTGCAATGGATGTGGCCGCCATTCATTATCCTCGGCACGATATTTGCGCCAGAATCTCCTTGGTGGTTGGTTCGCATGGGCCGTCACGAAGACGCAAAGAAGGCTATCCAGGGCCTCGTCACGCCCCAGCCGGATCTCAAGTTCGATGCTGATGCGCAAGTCTCAATGATTCACGAGACAAATGAGCTTGAAAAGGCTACGTCTGCGGGCACTAACTATTGGCACTGCTTCATGAGAGCTGACTTGAGACGGACTGAGATTGCGTCCATCACATACGTCGCGCAAGCCATGTGCGGCAGCGTTCTCATGGGCTATTCAGTCCAATTTTATGAGCGTGCAGGACTCTCGTCAAACAGCGCGTTTACTCTTAACATTGTACAGTATTCTGTAGGCGCAATCGGTGTCATCCTTTCATGGTTCCTTATGGCGAGATATGGACGTCGCGCCCTGTATATCGCCGGCACAACATCGCTTTTCATAATCCTTTTAGTAGTCGGTGGCCTTGGATTCGCACCTCAAAGCAAGGCAGGCCCTTCGTGGGCGATCGGCAGCCTTCTCATCTTTTATACCTTTATCTACGATCTAGCAGTGGGACCAGTCTGTTACACCATTGTCGCAGAAATCCCATCAACACGATTGAAAGCGAAAACGATCGTATTGGCGCGCAACTTCAATAACATGGCCGGCCTGGTAAATAATACGCTGATGCCAAGAATGCTTGGTGTACATGCATGGAACTGGGGTGCAAAAACAGGTCTTTTCTGGGCGGCGTTTTGTTTTCTCATCATGGTTTGGGCATATTTTCGTCTTCCGGAACCAAAAGGGAGGACTTATGGAGAGTTGGATGTTTTGTTTGAGCATAGAGTCAGCGCACGTAAATTTGCCAAAGCGCGGGTGGATCAATTTGGAGATAGCACTGGTgctgtcgaggttgatgcGCATTCTAGATAA
- a CDS encoding glycerol 3-phosphatase 1 has product MNGPQAGECQRNEAIFDGLLVDLDGTFIDSTEAVVKHWADVGKRINVDPRVILEMSHGRRSLDVLQVIAPDFATWDFVRSIESVIPVNHGHLAKEIPGAIDFLSALAAHSVPWALVTSSTLPLVQQWRETRNLALPTAPKLLVTAESVENGKPDPAAYVLGRERLGLVDERFNILVIEDSPAGIAAARQQAVGLSAY; this is encoded by the exons ATGAACGGACCTCAAGCTGGAGAATGTCAAAGAAATGAGGCGATTTTTGACGGGCTCCTCGTTGACCTGGACGGGACGTTCATCGACTCAACAGAAGCGGTCGTCAAGCATTGGGCAGA TGTAGGGAAGAGAATCAACGTCGACCCAAGAGTTATCCTCGAGATGTCGCATGGTCGTCGCAGCCTCGATGTGCTGCAGGTTATTGCACCAGATTTTGCTACCTGGGACT TCGTAAGGTCCATTGAAAGCGTGATTCCGGTCAACCACGGGCACCTGGCGAAGGAGATTCCAGGCGCTATCGACTTTCTTTCCGCTCTCGCCGCACACTCTGTGCCCTGGGCTCTTGTGACGTCGAGTACCCTACCACTTGTACAACAGTGGCGGGAAACGCGGAATCTAGCACTGCCGACAGCGCCAAAACTCCTCGTCACGGCAGAGTCTGTGGAGAACGGCAAGCCAGATCCTGCTGCTTATGTACTGGGGCGTGAAAGGCTCGGACTGGTTGATGAACGGTTCAACATCCTTGTCATCGAGGATAGCCCAGCGGGCATTGCGGCCGCAAGGCAGCAGGCTGTAGGGTTATCGGCTTATTAA
- a CDS encoding ULK protein kinase produces MDPDILAVLFPLERNAKRAFRLPENASFHYKHHKPSTPHSDGQNRDCGKSWDSCEHLEIHFQHPRRKFRCPDEIRQPDYKRPRWTIGGDPTSTVYLGKDLLIEPEALELSIYREYKPYIVLSRRSSNTENFPMVSVSFDGQNKSEVFCGSSILAFQPGSMAPWKNVTISIGPLSFRIIFPNHHQSPSDPPYLQNLVQSASWFPPVGSKVGSRYPLLEPQLYHRDKILGQGGFGAVYKYIQYASGRTYAGKAIKPSRNDPKGHNTMEKVKKEFTYMSRDSRFIVEVLGIVRDGFGSPVILMPMYPLGSLAGCSLTERESVSTFKQILMGLIQLKKFDILHRDIKPGNILIRKRTPETFQIVLADFGFAGKYTEESEYFYGTAYYKAPEIFDESARVVDDRSDVWSTGIVVLEKMYGLDKGRHPKPKYDSEREEWYANWQKEVRQKVENINCESELGGLMKIMLEGIFVDCGERVDAKRCHGTGSRIKLWRRHSLRARWWKSWVKWVDGTPEMRQTDSQGERERKRNVINTS; encoded by the exons ATGGACCCAGATATTCTTGCTGTTCTCTTCCCACTGGAAAGAAACGCAAAAAGAGCCTTCCGACTCCCCGAAAATGCGTCATTCCATTACAAACATCACAAACCAAGTACCCCGCACAGTGACGGGCAAAACCGGGATTGTGGGAAGAGTTGGGACAGCTGTGAACACCTCGAGATCCATTTTCAACATCCTCGACGCAAGTTTAGATGTCCTGACGAAATCAGGCAGCCTGACTACAAAAGACCTCGCTGGACAATTGGGGGCGATCCAACATCTACTGTCTACTTGGGAAAAGATCTCTTAATCGAGCCTGAAGCCCTAGAATTGAGCATTTATCGCGAGTATAAGCCTTACATTGTTTTATCCCGCCGTTCGAGTAACACAGAGAACTTTCCCATGGTCTCTGTTAGCTTTGATGGTCAAAATAAGTCTGAAGTTTTCTGTGGCAGCTCTATCCTTGCATTCCAGCCAGGTTCAATGGCGCCATGGAAGAATGTGACGATAAGTATAGGGCCACTTTCTTTTCGAATTATATTTCCGAACCATCATCAGAGTCCTTCTGATCCGCCATACCTTCAGAATCTAGTCCAGAGTGCGTCCTGGTTCCCTCCGGTTGGATCTAAAGTGGGGAGTAGGTACCCATTACTCGAGCCACAACTTTATCATCGAGATAAGATTCTTGGTCAAGGAGGGTTCGGGGCAGTCTACAAATACATCCAATACGCCAGTGGGCGGACGTATGCTGGAAAGGCTATCAAACCATCAAGAAATGACCCTAAGGGGCACAACACCATGGAAAAGGTGAAAAAGGAATTCACTTACATGTCAAGAGACTCG CGCTTCATTGTCGAAGTACTGGGTATAGTACGCGATGGTTTTGGGTCTCCTGTTATACTTATGCCGATGTATCCTCTTGGTAGCTTAGCTGGCTGTTCCCTCACGGAGAGAGAGTCCGTTTCCACTTTCAAACAAATCCTTATGGGACTTATCCAGCTTAAGAAGTTCGACATATTACATCGGGATATAAAACCAGGTAATATTCTAATTAGGAAGCGGACGCCGGAAACCTTCCAGATTGTTCTTGCAGACTTTGGTTTCGCGGGTAAATACACAGAAGAGTCCGAGTACTTCTATGGAACAGCATATTATAAGGCACCCGAAATCTTCGACGAATCGGCTAGAGTAGTCGATGACAGGTCTGATGTGTGGTCGACAGGCATTGTTGTGCTTGAGAAGATGTATGGGCTTGATAAAGGAAGGCATCCCAAGCCCAAATACGACTCTGAGAGGGAAGAATGGTATGCAAACTGGCAGAAGGAAGTGAGGCAGAAGGTTGAAAATATCAACTGTGAGTCTGAACTAGGAGGTTTGATGAAGATAATGCTTGAGGGAATCTTTGTGGATTGTGGCGAGAGAGTTGATGCTAAGCGATGCCATGGGACTGGTTCGCGAATCAAGCTATGGAGGAGGCATTCACTTCGTGCGCGTTGGTGGAAGTCTTGGGTGAAATGGGTGGATGGAACACCAGAAATGAGACAGACAGATAGCCAGGGGGAAagggagagaaaaagaaatgtAATAAATACGAGTTAA